Proteins co-encoded in one Coregonus clupeaformis isolate EN_2021a chromosome 17, ASM2061545v1, whole genome shotgun sequence genomic window:
- the LOC121586480 gene encoding class I histocompatibility antigen, F10 alpha chain-like, translated as MGLMNDNQIDYYDSVAKKKIPKQDWMREKLPADYWEKGTQSRKSKEQWFKVNVNILMDRMKHNNTDVHILQWKHGCEIDRQSDGTLKFIKGTDQYSYDGDDFLAFDDASMQWVAPVDQALPTKRKWDGVQILNQYTKGYLEKECVDWLSKFMEYEEKDFSRDDSAPKVYAFAKKSQIAGHVRLTCMATGFYPKDVDMHIKKNGVQLTKHDGVLSTEVLPNDDDTYQIRMSVQIPEADTAGYECYVNHRALKEPIVEEWDGKCCDCSQETGVIIGAFVVVVLLLILVASPFVLWKRRKIWAGKKGAQPPTGIQSPLNGLPISSSKVKICCF; from the exons ATGGGTCTGATGAATGACAATCAGATTGACTACTATGACAGTGTGGCAAAGAAGAAGATTCCCAAACAGGACTGGATGAGGGAGAAGCTGCCAGCAGACTACTGGGAAAAAGGCACTCAGTCACGCAAGAGCAAGGAGCAGTGGTTCAAAGTTAACGTCAACATCCTGATGGACCGCATGAAGCACAACAACACTG ATGTCCATATCCTTCAGTGGAAGCATGGCTGTGAGATTGACCGACAGAGTGACGGCACATTGAAATTCATAAAGGGCACTGACCAATACAGCTACGATGGTGACGACTTCCTGGCCTTTGATGATGCCTCTATGCAGTGGGTGGCCCCAGTTGATCAAGCTCTGCCGACTAAGAGGAAGTGGGACGGGGTGCAGATCCTCAACCAGTACACCAAAGGCTACCTGGAGAAGGAGTGTGTGGACTGGCTGTCTAAATTCATGGAATATGAGGAGAAAGATTTCAGTAGGGATGATT CCGCTCCAAAGGTATATGCATTTGCTAAAAAGTCCCAAATTGCAGGACATGTCCGACTGACCTGCATGGCCACAGGGTTCTATCCCAAAGATGTGGATATGCATATTAAGAAGAATGGGGTCCAATTGACCAAACATGATGGAGTGCTGTCTACAGAAGTCCTACCCAATGATGATGACACCTACCAGATCAGGATGAGTGTGCAGATCCCAGAAGCTGACACAGCCGGTTATGAATGCTATGTCAACCACAGAGCATTGAAGGAGCCCATTGTGGAAGAATGGG ATGGAAAATGCTGTGATTGTTCCCAAGAAACAGGTGTTATCATTGGTGCATTTGTTGTGGTGGTCCTCCTGTTGATCTTGGTTGCCTCACCGTTTGTTCTTTGGAAAAGACGCAAAATAT GGGCTGGTAAAAAAGGAGCTCAACCACCTACTGGGATCCAGTCACCTCTAAATGGCCTCCCAATCTCATCCTCAAAAGTAAAAATATGTTGTTTTTGA